A genome region from Flavobacterium sp. CFS9 includes the following:
- the rlmF gene encoding 23S rRNA (adenine(1618)-N(6))-methyltransferase RlmF — translation MKTTDPSEKNNLHPRNQHRSRYDFELLIANCPELKAQVAVNSHGIETIDFSNPLSVKLLNKALLETYYGIQNWDIPKNYLCPPIPGRTDYIHYLADLLAETNNGTIPQGSSVLGLDVGTGANCIYPILGNAIYGWDFVGTDIDRKAIENCSTIIEANPKLIEAISLQQQTESRFIFKNIITPEDRFTFTMCNPPFHASAEEANKSTVRKVSNLNPKDKKKANPVLNFGGQNAELWCDGGEIRFITQMIYESVKYASQCLWFTTLVSKRDNLYNIYKTLNKVNTADIQTIDMAQGQKTSRIVAWTFLNEEQQKAWNSEKV, via the coding sequence ATGAAAACAACAGATCCTTCCGAAAAAAACAATTTACATCCCCGAAATCAGCACCGTTCACGTTATGATTTCGAACTTCTTATTGCAAATTGTCCTGAATTAAAAGCGCAGGTGGCAGTAAATAGTCACGGAATTGAAACTATTGATTTCAGTAATCCTCTTTCGGTAAAACTGCTCAACAAAGCTTTACTGGAAACTTATTACGGCATACAAAACTGGGATATCCCTAAAAACTACCTTTGCCCGCCTATTCCGGGAAGAACGGATTACATCCATTATTTGGCCGATCTGTTAGCCGAAACCAATAACGGAACTATTCCTCAGGGATCTTCCGTGTTAGGTTTAGATGTAGGTACGGGTGCTAACTGCATTTATCCTATTTTAGGAAATGCCATTTACGGCTGGGATTTTGTTGGAACAGATATCGATCGAAAAGCAATCGAAAACTGCAGTACAATTATTGAAGCAAATCCAAAACTGATTGAAGCCATTAGCCTTCAGCAACAGACAGAATCGCGTTTTATTTTTAAAAACATCATTACTCCCGAAGATCGTTTTACGTTCACGATGTGTAATCCGCCTTTTCATGCTTCGGCAGAAGAAGCCAATAAAAGTACGGTTCGTAAAGTTTCCAATTTAAACCCAAAGGACAAAAAGAAAGCAAACCCTGTTTTAAACTTTGGAGGTCAAAATGCTGAATTATGGTGCGATGGAGGTGAGATTCGTTTTATCACTCAAATGATTTATGAAAGCGTTAAATATGCTTCACAATGTCTTTGGTTCACCACTTTAGTATCCAAAAGAGATAATCTTTACAACATTTACAAAACATTAAACAAAGTAAATACAGCTGATATTCAAACCATTGATATGGCTCAGGGCCAAAAAACAAGCCGAATCGTAGCCTGGACTTTTTTAAATGAAGAGCAGCAAAAGGCCTGGAATTCTGAAAAAGTCTGA
- a CDS encoding thiamine diphosphokinase has translation MSSHHIVRDDQEPALIIANGAACNPELLGQLLEWSPLVIVLDSAIERVIELGIKVDVLLGDFDRGFDPEIYKTTQYPIEIVHTPDQDKTDLEKAFDYLIDRKIPAVNVVWATGKRADHTITNITNIARYRNLLKIVILDDHSKVFLLPHKFEKWYTAKTPISLIPIGVVNGIYSTNLQYPLENDTLTIGYRTGSSNSVLQDGLVTITHTEGDLLLMECMD, from the coding sequence ATGTCTTCACACCATATCGTACGCGACGACCAGGAACCCGCTTTAATTATCGCCAACGGAGCAGCATGCAATCCCGAATTATTAGGACAATTATTGGAATGGTCCCCTCTGGTTATCGTACTCGATTCAGCCATTGAAAGAGTAATTGAACTGGGCATCAAAGTCGATGTGCTATTGGGTGATTTCGACCGTGGTTTTGATCCTGAAATATACAAGACAACACAATACCCTATCGAAATTGTTCATACACCCGATCAGGACAAAACCGATCTGGAGAAAGCTTTTGATTATTTAATCGATCGCAAAATACCTGCTGTAAATGTGGTCTGGGCCACCGGAAAACGTGCAGATCACACCATAACCAATATCACCAATATTGCCCGCTACCGCAATTTGCTTAAAATTGTGATACTGGACGATCATTCGAAAGTATTCTTACTGCCTCATAAATTTGAGAAGTGGTACACGGCGAAAACTCCAATCTCTCTGATTCCGATTGGAGTGGTTAACGGAATTTATTCGACCAACTTACAATATCCCCTTGAAAACGATACCTTAACGATTGGCTACAGAACCGGAAGCAGCAATTCGGTTCTTCAGGACGGATTAGTGACTATTACTCATACGGAAGGTGATTTATTGCTCATGGAATGTATGGATTAA